The Cervus canadensis isolate Bull #8, Minnesota chromosome 29, ASM1932006v1, whole genome shotgun sequence genome includes a window with the following:
- the KCNK4 gene encoding potassium channel subfamily K member 4 isoform X2, with amino-acid sequence MSVEPARKVTAAPQEPPAQPPQAGSGVGRAPGRAMRSTTLLALLALVLLYLVSGALVFQALEQPHEQQAQRELGEVREKFLRAHPCVSDQDVGLFIKEVADALGGGANPDTNSTSNSNHSAWDLGSAFFFSGTIITTIGYGNAALRTDAGRLFCIFYALVGIPLFGILLAGVGDRLGSSLRRGIGHIEAIFLKWHVPPGLVRILSAVLFLLIGCLLFVLTPTFVFCYMEGWSKLEAIYFVVVTLTTVGFGDYVAGASPNQNFAAYQPLVWFWILLGLAYFASVLTTIGNWLRVVSRRTRAEMGGLTAQAASWTGTVTARVTQRVGPTAPPPSEKERPPLPPPPCPGQPASRPLSPAAPEKTEPSSPPTPPTPPTPPTASALDYPSENLAFIDESSDTQSERGCALPRAPRGRRRPLNPPRKPARPRGPGRPRDKGVPA; translated from the exons ATGAGCGTGGAGCCCGCCCGGAAAG TGACTGCAGCTCCCCAGGAACCCCCTGCCCAGCCTCCCCAGGCGGGCAGTGGAGTTGGCCGGGCCCCTGGGCGCGCCATGCGCAGCACCACACTCCTGGCACTGCTGGCTCTGGTCCTGCTCTACTTGGTGTCCGGTGCCCTGGTGTTCCAGGCCTTGGAGCAGCCCCATGAGCAGCAGGCCCAaagggagctgggggaggtgCGAGAGAAGTTCCTGAGGGCCCATCCATGTGTGAGCGACCAGGACGTGGGGCTCTTCATCAAG GAGGTGGCTGATGCCCTGGGAGGGGGCGCGAACCCTGACACCAACTCAACCAGTAACAGCAACCATTCAGCCTGGGACCTGGGCAGTGCCTTCTTTTTCTCGGGCACCATCATCACAACCATCG GCTATGGCAACGCAGCCCTGCGCACAGATGCCGGGCGCCTCTTCTGCATCTTTTATGCGCTGGTGGGGATCCCGCTGTTTGGGATACTGCTGGCCGGGGTCGGGGACCGGCTGGGCTCTTCGCTGCGCCGCGGCATCGGTCACATCGAAGCCATCTTCCTG AAGTGGCACGTGCCACCGGGGCTGGTGCGAATTCTATCCGCCGTACTCTTCCTGCTGATCGGCTGCCTGCTCTTTGTCCTTACGCCCACGTTCGTTTTCTGCTACATGGAGGGCTGGAGCAAGCTGGAGGCCATCTACTTCGTGGTGGTGACACTCACCACGGTGGGCTTCGGGGACTATGTGGCCG GCGCCAGCCCCAACCAGAACTTTGCAGCCTACCAGCCGCTGGTGTGGTTCTGGATCCTGCTCGGCCTGGCCTACTTCGCGTCAGTGCTCACCACCATCGGAAACTGGTTGCGAGTCGTGTCCCGCCGCACGCGCGCAGAG ATGGGTGGCCTCACGGCGCAGGCCGCCAGCTGGACGGGCACGGTGACCGCGCGGGTGACCCAGCGAGTTGGGCCCACGGCACCACCGCCGTCGGAGAAGGAGCGGCCACCCCTGCCTCCGCCGCCGTGCCCGGGGCAGCCCGCCAGCAGGCCACTATCCCCGGCGGCCCCGGAGAAGACCGAGCCGTCCTCCCCGCCCACGCCGCCCACGCCGCCCACCCCGCCCACGGCCTCCGCGCTGGACTACCCCAGCGAGAATCTGGCCTTCATCGACGAGTCCTCGGACACGCAGAGCGAGCGCGGCTGCGCGCTGCCCCGCGCGCCACGGGGTCGCCGCCGCCCCCTCAATCCGCCCAGGAAACCGGCGCGGCCCCGCGGCCCGGGGCGCCCCCGGGACAAAGGCGTGCCCGCGTAG
- the KCNK4 gene encoding potassium channel subfamily K member 4 isoform X3 has translation MTAAPQEPPAQPPQAGSGVGRAPGRAMRSTTLLALLALVLLYLVSGALVFQALEQPHEQQAQRELGEVREKFLRAHPCVSDQDVGLFIKEVADALGGGANPDTNSTSNSNHSAWDLGSAFFFSGTIITTIGYGNAALRTDAGRLFCIFYALVGIPLFGILLAGVGDRLGSSLRRGIGHIEAIFLKWHVPPGLVRILSAVLFLLIGCLLFVLTPTFVFCYMEGWSKLEAIYFVVVTLTTVGFGDYVAGASPNQNFAAYQPLVWFWILLGLAYFASVLTTIGNWLRVVSRRTRAEMGGLTAQAASWTGTVTARVTQRVGPTAPPPSEKERPPLPPPPCPGQPASRPLSPAAPEKTEPSSPPTPPTPPTPPTASALDYPSENLAFIDESSDTQSERGCALPRAPRGRRRPLNPPRKPARPRGPGRPRDKGVPA, from the exons A TGACTGCAGCTCCCCAGGAACCCCCTGCCCAGCCTCCCCAGGCGGGCAGTGGAGTTGGCCGGGCCCCTGGGCGCGCCATGCGCAGCACCACACTCCTGGCACTGCTGGCTCTGGTCCTGCTCTACTTGGTGTCCGGTGCCCTGGTGTTCCAGGCCTTGGAGCAGCCCCATGAGCAGCAGGCCCAaagggagctgggggaggtgCGAGAGAAGTTCCTGAGGGCCCATCCATGTGTGAGCGACCAGGACGTGGGGCTCTTCATCAAG GAGGTGGCTGATGCCCTGGGAGGGGGCGCGAACCCTGACACCAACTCAACCAGTAACAGCAACCATTCAGCCTGGGACCTGGGCAGTGCCTTCTTTTTCTCGGGCACCATCATCACAACCATCG GCTATGGCAACGCAGCCCTGCGCACAGATGCCGGGCGCCTCTTCTGCATCTTTTATGCGCTGGTGGGGATCCCGCTGTTTGGGATACTGCTGGCCGGGGTCGGGGACCGGCTGGGCTCTTCGCTGCGCCGCGGCATCGGTCACATCGAAGCCATCTTCCTG AAGTGGCACGTGCCACCGGGGCTGGTGCGAATTCTATCCGCCGTACTCTTCCTGCTGATCGGCTGCCTGCTCTTTGTCCTTACGCCCACGTTCGTTTTCTGCTACATGGAGGGCTGGAGCAAGCTGGAGGCCATCTACTTCGTGGTGGTGACACTCACCACGGTGGGCTTCGGGGACTATGTGGCCG GCGCCAGCCCCAACCAGAACTTTGCAGCCTACCAGCCGCTGGTGTGGTTCTGGATCCTGCTCGGCCTGGCCTACTTCGCGTCAGTGCTCACCACCATCGGAAACTGGTTGCGAGTCGTGTCCCGCCGCACGCGCGCAGAG ATGGGTGGCCTCACGGCGCAGGCCGCCAGCTGGACGGGCACGGTGACCGCGCGGGTGACCCAGCGAGTTGGGCCCACGGCACCACCGCCGTCGGAGAAGGAGCGGCCACCCCTGCCTCCGCCGCCGTGCCCGGGGCAGCCCGCCAGCAGGCCACTATCCCCGGCGGCCCCGGAGAAGACCGAGCCGTCCTCCCCGCCCACGCCGCCCACGCCGCCCACCCCGCCCACGGCCTCCGCGCTGGACTACCCCAGCGAGAATCTGGCCTTCATCGACGAGTCCTCGGACACGCAGAGCGAGCGCGGCTGCGCGCTGCCCCGCGCGCCACGGGGTCGCCGCCGCCCCCTCAATCCGCCCAGGAAACCGGCGCGGCCCCGCGGCCCGGGGCGCCCCCGGGACAAAGGCGTGCCCGCGTAG
- the KCNK4 gene encoding potassium channel subfamily K member 4 isoform X1: MCVGLWGPWPGAHGPEGPVCPGVRRVCRWTVCVQPGQRGRLEPQGGAWARGSLCPHVCAWASPRAVLGEPAAVLGDAALVRPWSPPPRSFREPVTAAPQEPPAQPPQAGSGVGRAPGRAMRSTTLLALLALVLLYLVSGALVFQALEQPHEQQAQRELGEVREKFLRAHPCVSDQDVGLFIKEVADALGGGANPDTNSTSNSNHSAWDLGSAFFFSGTIITTIGYGNAALRTDAGRLFCIFYALVGIPLFGILLAGVGDRLGSSLRRGIGHIEAIFLKWHVPPGLVRILSAVLFLLIGCLLFVLTPTFVFCYMEGWSKLEAIYFVVVTLTTVGFGDYVAGASPNQNFAAYQPLVWFWILLGLAYFASVLTTIGNWLRVVSRRTRAEMGGLTAQAASWTGTVTARVTQRVGPTAPPPSEKERPPLPPPPCPGQPASRPLSPAAPEKTEPSSPPTPPTPPTPPTASALDYPSENLAFIDESSDTQSERGCALPRAPRGRRRPLNPPRKPARPRGPGRPRDKGVPA, encoded by the exons atgtgtgtgggCCTCTGGGGGCCTTGGCCCGGCGCGCACGGCCCGGAAGGTCCGGTGTGCCCGGGAGTCCGGCGTGTGTGCAGGTGGACGGTGTGCGTGCAACCGGGGCAGCGAGGCCGCCTGGAGCCGCAGGGCGGAGCGTGGGCGCGCGGGTCTTTGTGCCCGCATGTGTGCGCGTGGGCGTCGCCGCGCGCTGTCCTGGGGGAGCCAGCAGCTGTCCTGGGGGATGCCGCGCTGGTCCGGCCCTGGTCGCCCCCACCCCGCTCCTTCCGGGAACCTG TGACTGCAGCTCCCCAGGAACCCCCTGCCCAGCCTCCCCAGGCGGGCAGTGGAGTTGGCCGGGCCCCTGGGCGCGCCATGCGCAGCACCACACTCCTGGCACTGCTGGCTCTGGTCCTGCTCTACTTGGTGTCCGGTGCCCTGGTGTTCCAGGCCTTGGAGCAGCCCCATGAGCAGCAGGCCCAaagggagctgggggaggtgCGAGAGAAGTTCCTGAGGGCCCATCCATGTGTGAGCGACCAGGACGTGGGGCTCTTCATCAAG GAGGTGGCTGATGCCCTGGGAGGGGGCGCGAACCCTGACACCAACTCAACCAGTAACAGCAACCATTCAGCCTGGGACCTGGGCAGTGCCTTCTTTTTCTCGGGCACCATCATCACAACCATCG GCTATGGCAACGCAGCCCTGCGCACAGATGCCGGGCGCCTCTTCTGCATCTTTTATGCGCTGGTGGGGATCCCGCTGTTTGGGATACTGCTGGCCGGGGTCGGGGACCGGCTGGGCTCTTCGCTGCGCCGCGGCATCGGTCACATCGAAGCCATCTTCCTG AAGTGGCACGTGCCACCGGGGCTGGTGCGAATTCTATCCGCCGTACTCTTCCTGCTGATCGGCTGCCTGCTCTTTGTCCTTACGCCCACGTTCGTTTTCTGCTACATGGAGGGCTGGAGCAAGCTGGAGGCCATCTACTTCGTGGTGGTGACACTCACCACGGTGGGCTTCGGGGACTATGTGGCCG GCGCCAGCCCCAACCAGAACTTTGCAGCCTACCAGCCGCTGGTGTGGTTCTGGATCCTGCTCGGCCTGGCCTACTTCGCGTCAGTGCTCACCACCATCGGAAACTGGTTGCGAGTCGTGTCCCGCCGCACGCGCGCAGAG ATGGGTGGCCTCACGGCGCAGGCCGCCAGCTGGACGGGCACGGTGACCGCGCGGGTGACCCAGCGAGTTGGGCCCACGGCACCACCGCCGTCGGAGAAGGAGCGGCCACCCCTGCCTCCGCCGCCGTGCCCGGGGCAGCCCGCCAGCAGGCCACTATCCCCGGCGGCCCCGGAGAAGACCGAGCCGTCCTCCCCGCCCACGCCGCCCACGCCGCCCACCCCGCCCACGGCCTCCGCGCTGGACTACCCCAGCGAGAATCTGGCCTTCATCGACGAGTCCTCGGACACGCAGAGCGAGCGCGGCTGCGCGCTGCCCCGCGCGCCACGGGGTCGCCGCCGCCCCCTCAATCCGCCCAGGAAACCGGCGCGGCCCCGCGGCCCGGGGCGCCCCCGGGACAAAGGCGTGCCCGCGTAG
- the KCNK4 gene encoding potassium channel subfamily K member 4 isoform X4 yields MRSTTLLALLALVLLYLVSGALVFQALEQPHEQQAQRELGEVREKFLRAHPCVSDQDVGLFIKEVADALGGGANPDTNSTSNSNHSAWDLGSAFFFSGTIITTIGYGNAALRTDAGRLFCIFYALVGIPLFGILLAGVGDRLGSSLRRGIGHIEAIFLKWHVPPGLVRILSAVLFLLIGCLLFVLTPTFVFCYMEGWSKLEAIYFVVVTLTTVGFGDYVAGASPNQNFAAYQPLVWFWILLGLAYFASVLTTIGNWLRVVSRRTRAEMGGLTAQAASWTGTVTARVTQRVGPTAPPPSEKERPPLPPPPCPGQPASRPLSPAAPEKTEPSSPPTPPTPPTPPTASALDYPSENLAFIDESSDTQSERGCALPRAPRGRRRPLNPPRKPARPRGPGRPRDKGVPA; encoded by the exons ATGCGCAGCACCACACTCCTGGCACTGCTGGCTCTGGTCCTGCTCTACTTGGTGTCCGGTGCCCTGGTGTTCCAGGCCTTGGAGCAGCCCCATGAGCAGCAGGCCCAaagggagctgggggaggtgCGAGAGAAGTTCCTGAGGGCCCATCCATGTGTGAGCGACCAGGACGTGGGGCTCTTCATCAAG GAGGTGGCTGATGCCCTGGGAGGGGGCGCGAACCCTGACACCAACTCAACCAGTAACAGCAACCATTCAGCCTGGGACCTGGGCAGTGCCTTCTTTTTCTCGGGCACCATCATCACAACCATCG GCTATGGCAACGCAGCCCTGCGCACAGATGCCGGGCGCCTCTTCTGCATCTTTTATGCGCTGGTGGGGATCCCGCTGTTTGGGATACTGCTGGCCGGGGTCGGGGACCGGCTGGGCTCTTCGCTGCGCCGCGGCATCGGTCACATCGAAGCCATCTTCCTG AAGTGGCACGTGCCACCGGGGCTGGTGCGAATTCTATCCGCCGTACTCTTCCTGCTGATCGGCTGCCTGCTCTTTGTCCTTACGCCCACGTTCGTTTTCTGCTACATGGAGGGCTGGAGCAAGCTGGAGGCCATCTACTTCGTGGTGGTGACACTCACCACGGTGGGCTTCGGGGACTATGTGGCCG GCGCCAGCCCCAACCAGAACTTTGCAGCCTACCAGCCGCTGGTGTGGTTCTGGATCCTGCTCGGCCTGGCCTACTTCGCGTCAGTGCTCACCACCATCGGAAACTGGTTGCGAGTCGTGTCCCGCCGCACGCGCGCAGAG ATGGGTGGCCTCACGGCGCAGGCCGCCAGCTGGACGGGCACGGTGACCGCGCGGGTGACCCAGCGAGTTGGGCCCACGGCACCACCGCCGTCGGAGAAGGAGCGGCCACCCCTGCCTCCGCCGCCGTGCCCGGGGCAGCCCGCCAGCAGGCCACTATCCCCGGCGGCCCCGGAGAAGACCGAGCCGTCCTCCCCGCCCACGCCGCCCACGCCGCCCACCCCGCCCACGGCCTCCGCGCTGGACTACCCCAGCGAGAATCTGGCCTTCATCGACGAGTCCTCGGACACGCAGAGCGAGCGCGGCTGCGCGCTGCCCCGCGCGCCACGGGGTCGCCGCCGCCCCCTCAATCCGCCCAGGAAACCGGCGCGGCCCCGCGGCCCGGGGCGCCCCCGGGACAAAGGCGTGCCCGCGTAG
- the CATSPERZ gene encoding cation channel sperm-associated protein subunit zeta isoform X3 gives MEGKPFKASAKSSSHHGSGRSSLHDIRSMWSTATLSQPKLNVQLPTVREDSELEDFSVSGETRWSYDQKAGHDAEGGWEASDGGEDKDRFNPEEPELGGDSSQGSRLEEDASKTDEKATSASSLNILRHTPHRAYWVEQQSRLPLPLTELMENEALEILTEALQSYQSEIGRDHSLTKQLQRYIEGLKRRRNRRLQVLAI, from the exons ATGGAGGGAAAGCCTTTCAAA GCATCGGCCAAGTCTTCGAGCCACCATGGCTCGGGCAGGTCGAGCCTGCACGACATCCGGAGCATGTGGTCCACGGCTACTCTGTCTCAGCCGAAGCTGAACGTGCAGCTGCCCACGGTCCGCGAGGACTCGGAACTGGAGGACTTTAGCGTAAGCGGTGAGACCCGCTGGTCATACGACCAGAAGGCTGGCCACGACGCGGAGGGTGGCTGGGAAGCATCCGACGGCGGAGAGGACAAGGACCGCTTCAATCCGGAAGAGCCAGAGCTTGGCGGCGACAGCTCCCAGGGAAGCCGTTTAGAGGAGGATGCTTCCAAGACCGACG aAAAGGCTACCTCAGCGTCATCGCTCAATATCTTGAGGCACACGCCCCATCGGGCCTACTGGGTGGAGCAGCAGAGCAGG ctgcccctgcccctgactgaactgatggagaaTGAAGCTCTGGAAATACTCACCGAAGCCCTCCAGA GTTACCAATCAGAGATCGGCCGGGACCACTCCCTGACCAAACAGCTGCAGCGATACATCGAGGGGCTCAAAAGGCGCCGGAACAGGAGGCTGCAAGTCTTGGCGATATGA
- the CATSPERZ gene encoding cation channel sperm-associated protein subunit zeta isoform X1, whose product MEGKPFKVRTLPGSPHPAGPQAHPGPLTVLSLSPGSRQLPTITPHLYPPSPPHPPPPAAGACRPWLGSGSLFPACSLSLPDSPRPSASLVVCGPQASAKSSSHHGSGRSSLHDIRSMWSTATLSQPKLNVQLPTVREDSELEDFSVSGETRWSYDQKAGHDAEGGWEASDGGEDKDRFNPEEPELGGDSSQGSRLEEDASKTDEKATSASSLNILRHTPHRAYWVEQQSRLPLPLTELMENEALEILTEALQSYQSEIGRDHSLTKQLQRYIEGLKRRRNRRLQVLAI is encoded by the exons ATGGAGGGAAAGCCTTTCAAAGTAAGAACTCTTCCTGGTTCTCCTCACCCTGCCGGCCCCCAGGCTCACCCTGGGCCCCTGACTGTCCTCTCACTCAGCCCTGGCTCAAGGCAGCTCCCAACAATCACCCCCCATCTCTACCCGccgtcccccccccaccccccaccccccgcagcgGGGGCGTGTCGGCCCTGGTTGGGTTCAGGATCCCTGTTCCCAGcctgctctctctcccttcccgATTCCCCACGACCCTCGGCTTCCCTCGTTGTGTGTGGCCCACAGGCATCGGCCAAGTCTTCGAGCCACCATGGCTCGGGCAGGTCGAGCCTGCACGACATCCGGAGCATGTGGTCCACGGCTACTCTGTCTCAGCCGAAGCTGAACGTGCAGCTGCCCACGGTCCGCGAGGACTCGGAACTGGAGGACTTTAGCGTAAGCGGTGAGACCCGCTGGTCATACGACCAGAAGGCTGGCCACGACGCGGAGGGTGGCTGGGAAGCATCCGACGGCGGAGAGGACAAGGACCGCTTCAATCCGGAAGAGCCAGAGCTTGGCGGCGACAGCTCCCAGGGAAGCCGTTTAGAGGAGGATGCTTCCAAGACCGACG aAAAGGCTACCTCAGCGTCATCGCTCAATATCTTGAGGCACACGCCCCATCGGGCCTACTGGGTGGAGCAGCAGAGCAGG ctgcccctgcccctgactgaactgatggagaaTGAAGCTCTGGAAATACTCACCGAAGCCCTCCAGA GTTACCAATCAGAGATCGGCCGGGACCACTCCCTGACCAAACAGCTGCAGCGATACATCGAGGGGCTCAAAAGGCGCCGGAACAGGAGGCTGCAAGTCTTGGCGATATGA
- the CATSPERZ gene encoding cation channel sperm-associated protein subunit zeta isoform X2, protein MEGKPFKVRTLPGSPHPAGPQAHPGPLTVLSLSPGSRQLPTITPHLYPPSPPHPPPPAAGACRPWLGSGSLFPACSLSLPDSPRPSASLVVCGPQASAKSSSHHGSGRSSLHDIRSMWSTATLSQPKLNVQLPTVREDSELEDFSVSGETRWSYDQKAGHDAEGGWEASDGGEDKDRFNPEEPELGGDSSQGSRLEEDASKTDAAPAPD, encoded by the exons ATGGAGGGAAAGCCTTTCAAAGTAAGAACTCTTCCTGGTTCTCCTCACCCTGCCGGCCCCCAGGCTCACCCTGGGCCCCTGACTGTCCTCTCACTCAGCCCTGGCTCAAGGCAGCTCCCAACAATCACCCCCCATCTCTACCCGccgtcccccccccaccccccaccccccgcagcgGGGGCGTGTCGGCCCTGGTTGGGTTCAGGATCCCTGTTCCCAGcctgctctctctcccttcccgATTCCCCACGACCCTCGGCTTCCCTCGTTGTGTGTGGCCCACAGGCATCGGCCAAGTCTTCGAGCCACCATGGCTCGGGCAGGTCGAGCCTGCACGACATCCGGAGCATGTGGTCCACGGCTACTCTGTCTCAGCCGAAGCTGAACGTGCAGCTGCCCACGGTCCGCGAGGACTCGGAACTGGAGGACTTTAGCGTAAGCGGTGAGACCCGCTGGTCATACGACCAGAAGGCTGGCCACGACGCGGAGGGTGGCTGGGAAGCATCCGACGGCGGAGAGGACAAGGACCGCTTCAATCCGGAAGAGCCAGAGCTTGGCGGCGACAGCTCCCAGGGAAGCCGTTTAGAGGAGGATGCTTCCAAGACCGACG ctgcccctgcccctgactga